In Dama dama isolate Ldn47 chromosome 20, ASM3311817v1, whole genome shotgun sequence, a single window of DNA contains:
- the LOC133040054 gene encoding large ribosomal subunit protein eL39-like: protein MSSHKTFRIKRFLAKKQKQNRPISQWIRMKTGNKIRYNSKRRHWRRTKLGL, encoded by the coding sequence ATGTCTTCTCACAAGACTTTCAGGATCAAGCGATTCCTGGCCAAGAAGCAAAAGCAGAATCGTCCCATTTCTCAAtggattcgaatgaaaactggCAATAAAATTAGGTACAACTCCAAGAGAAGACATTGGAGAAGAACCAAGCTGGGTCTATAA